The following are from one region of the Halorussus rarus genome:
- a CDS encoding lipid II:glycine glycyltransferase FemX, whose translation MRDGLTIVFLKEPGRVARRQWQITKTPPTLRWRDEPTRAVGIPIMSELETRLIDTVTEMNENQWNHVVEQSDLGCLFHRYGWVQTVEEALDVSPNHVVVSKGQNPIAVFPNVTAPVLTDPPAIPERLPDVAGRVLFRRLVSTEPGTGGPITMTDEKESLRRMFEALPSAADSSVLYHSVITSDPGYVRYGKHFAREGYESNLVNCRLLLDLRPDWETIKANMHKSRRQGLRRAEDADVEVRTPELDQSVVRETYKAYVSNMERIDGEVLPYEFFDGLYESMPNRLAVFVAERDGMELGRYLCLLDDERSAVHYYFAGIPTEDVLKFYPSEALHAAAIQWAQDRNYDYYDFGGSGSDFTDGVFRFKSRFGAKAVPSLMWQKGYSSVGWPVFKQLRDVYRKYAY comes from the coding sequence GTGAGGGACGGCTTAACGATTGTATTTCTGAAAGAACCGGGTCGCGTTGCCCGTAGACAGTGGCAAATAACAAAAACACCACCGACCCTTCGTTGGAGAGACGAACCGACGAGAGCCGTCGGAATACCCATCATGAGCGAGCTTGAGACGCGACTGATAGACACCGTCACGGAAATGAACGAGAACCAGTGGAACCACGTCGTTGAGCAGTCGGACCTCGGTTGCCTGTTCCACCGATACGGGTGGGTTCAGACCGTCGAGGAGGCCCTCGACGTCTCTCCGAACCACGTCGTCGTCTCGAAGGGTCAAAACCCGATTGCGGTGTTCCCGAACGTCACGGCCCCAGTTCTCACTGACCCGCCGGCCATCCCGGAGCGACTGCCGGACGTGGCCGGCCGAGTCCTGTTCAGACGCCTCGTCTCGACCGAACCGGGTACCGGTGGCCCTATCACTATGACCGACGAAAAGGAGTCGCTCCGGCGGATGTTCGAGGCGCTCCCGTCGGCCGCCGACTCGTCAGTGCTCTATCACTCCGTCATCACGAGCGACCCAGGCTACGTCCGATACGGCAAGCACTTCGCGCGCGAGGGGTACGAGTCGAATCTGGTCAACTGCCGACTACTCCTCGACCTGCGTCCCGACTGGGAGACAATCAAGGCGAACATGCACAAAAGCCGACGACAGGGACTCCGCCGGGCCGAGGACGCCGACGTGGAAGTGCGGACGCCGGAACTCGACCAGAGCGTCGTGCGCGAAACCTACAAGGCTTACGTCTCGAACATGGAACGCATCGACGGTGAGGTACTGCCCTACGAGTTCTTCGACGGACTCTACGAGTCAATGCCAAACCGCCTCGCGGTCTTCGTCGCCGAGCGCGATGGGATGGAACTCGGGCGCTACCTCTGTTTGCTAGACGACGAGCGGTCGGCGGTCCACTACTACTTCGCTGGGATTCCGACCGAGGATGTGCTCAAGTTCTACCCTTCGGAGGCGCTCCACGCCGCGGCTATCCAGTGGGCGCAGGACCGCAATTACGACTACTACGATTTCGGCGGGTCGGGGTCGGACTTCACGGACGGCGTCTTCCGATTCAAGTCGCGGTTCGGTGCGAAGGCGGTCCCGTCGCTGATGTGGCAAAAGGGGTATTCGTCGGTGGGATGGCCGGTATTCAAGCAGTTGCGTGACGTCTATCGGAAGTACGCCTACTGA
- a CDS encoding glycosyltransferase: protein MAEVTMVCIEAGESAENLDYRTVPSFGVRPIGLLLMFLVGLVECRRDRYDAVVSFSLIPHGTFALAIGRAWNLPVHLGVIGQDLDVHARASYGPVIQLLLKRFDAVSVPGTTHRRQLLNLGVADDRIAILRNPVDVDRYRPAPDRDEAFDFVWVGRFQTEKRPRLFLQALAELHRRGAEFRGVMIGDGPLRSAVTAERARLGLEDAVELTGWVEDPLDYYHRSRIFVLTSSRDALPLTLVEAMATGTACIVPDVGNVTDVAEHGHNALVLDRMSRSSLATALERLLGDERLCSRFAANAPEVRRRYSYEAASADWAEILGVLRPTEDHEKLAAEPASTSPSADRSRRGDG, encoded by the coding sequence GTGGCCGAAGTCACCATGGTGTGCATCGAGGCCGGCGAGAGCGCCGAGAACCTCGATTACCGGACGGTTCCCTCGTTCGGCGTCCGGCCAATCGGCCTCCTACTGATGTTTCTAGTCGGCCTCGTGGAGTGTCGCCGCGACCGATACGACGCCGTCGTCTCGTTCTCGCTAATCCCGCACGGGACGTTCGCGCTCGCTATCGGCAGGGCGTGGAACCTGCCGGTCCACCTCGGCGTCATCGGTCAGGACCTCGACGTTCACGCTCGCGCCAGTTACGGGCCGGTGATACAACTCCTCCTCAAGCGGTTCGATGCCGTCTCGGTCCCGGGGACGACCCACCGTCGTCAGCTTCTGAACCTCGGAGTGGCCGACGACCGGATAGCCATCCTCCGGAACCCCGTGGACGTGGACAGGTATCGGCCAGCGCCAGACCGGGACGAGGCGTTCGACTTCGTGTGGGTCGGCCGGTTCCAGACGGAGAAGCGACCCCGTCTGTTCCTGCAGGCGCTCGCCGAGTTGCACCGTCGGGGCGCGGAGTTCCGCGGGGTGATGATCGGCGACGGCCCGCTCCGGTCGGCGGTGACGGCCGAGCGCGCTCGACTCGGACTGGAAGACGCCGTCGAACTCACCGGATGGGTCGAGGACCCGCTCGACTACTACCACCGGTCTCGGATCTTCGTCCTCACCTCCAGCAGGGACGCGCTACCGCTGACGCTGGTCGAAGCGATGGCGACCGGCACGGCCTGCATCGTCCCCGACGTGGGTAACGTGACGGACGTGGCCGAGCACGGCCACAACGCGCTCGTCCTCGACCGGATGAGCCGGTCGTCGCTGGCCACTGCGCTCGAACGACTGCTCGGGGATGAGCGCCTCTGCAGTCGATTCGCGGCGAACGCGCCCGAGGTCCGCCGTCGGTACTCCTACGAGGCGGCGTCCGCAGACTGGGCCGAGATTCTCGGCGTCCTCCGCCCGACCGAGGACCACGAGAAACTGGCGGCAGAACCCGCCTCGACATCCCCGAGTGCGGACCGCAGTCGGCGGGGTGACGGGTAA